GCAGATCCTTTTTAACATGTTTGATTCCTGCCTTTAAGGCATCTGCAGTGCCAAGAGGTTTTTCCTGTATTGCTATAGAGCTCATTTCTTTTAGAAAATCTCTTACATCCGCATGATTTCTATTAATTACAGTCACTATCTCTTCGGGATTAAGTTTTTTTGCTGTTTCAATTATATACTGAATCATGGGTATCCCGCAGAGGGGATGAAGAATCTTCGGAAGGTCTGATTTCATCCTTGTTCCTAGGCCCGCAGCAAGTATTATGATATTAAGATTCATTTCTAACTTTTGTTCTCTTTATCTCGGAAGGTGTTGCTATACCACCTGATAGTATGATCCTCACACCTTCTTCTATTGGTATATCTGTGTATATTATATCTTCCTCCTTAAAGAGTACGATCTCTCCAAGATAAAGGTTATTGGTCGGAATGTAAACTGCCCGTAGCTCTTCGCCTCCATCTATCCTGCATTCCTTTGTCAGAAAACCAAAAGCATATATACCCTTTCTTGGATATTCAACTATGACAAATTTTTTAAATGCCCCCTTTGACTCCGGGCTGAAGGCATCCATTATCTGTTTTATTGCTGTGTAGAGACTACTGAAGAGGGGGATTCTAAGGAAAATTTTATCAGCAAGTTGAAGAAGCCTCTTTCCAAAGACATTTGTCGAAATAATACCTGTAAAAAATACAATTATTATGGCGGTCATAAAACCCAGTCCCGGGATATGATACCCAATAATCTTTATAAGAAGAGGTTCTAAGAGGTGATCAATAAAGGTGAAGAACCTCTCTATTACGAGTACGGTAATCAGGATGGGAATAGTTACGAAAAGGCCGGCTATGAATTTTCTCTTGAAGGTAGCCTTTATTGATGTTTTTGCATTCATATTATCTTTCCTTTACTGCCAATACCTGGTCCGGTATATTGAAGTTTGCATAAACATTCTGGACATCATCGTGGTCTTCCAGAGCTTCGAAAAGTCTTATCATCTGCTCGGCTTCTTTTTCACTTAGCATAATATAGTTTCTTGGAAGCATGGTTATCTCTGCAAGTGCTACAGGAATGCCGCTGGACTCTATAGCAGTCTTTACTTTGCTGAGGTCTTCAGGAGATGTGATTATTTCATAATTATCCTCTTCTGGATCATTCTTCATGTCTTCTGCTCCTGCATCAAGGGCAATGGTCATCAGGGTATCTTCAGATGCCTTTGACTTATCCACGAGGATATATCCCTTTTT
The nucleotide sequence above comes from Thermodesulfovibrionales bacterium. Encoded proteins:
- a CDS encoding DUF502 domain-containing protein; its protein translation is MNAKTSIKATFKRKFIAGLFVTIPILITVLVIERFFTFIDHLLEPLLIKIIGYHIPGLGFMTAIIIVFFTGIISTNVFGKRLLQLADKIFLRIPLFSSLYTAIKQIMDAFSPESKGAFKKFVIVEYPRKGIYAFGFLTKECRIDGGEELRAVYIPTNNLYLGEIVLFKEEDIIYTDIPIEEGVRIILSGGIATPSEIKRTKVRNES